The Hippea jasoniae genome includes a window with the following:
- the purM gene encoding phosphoribosylformylglycinamidine cyclo-ligase, whose translation MITYKDSGVDIDKGNRFAQKIKDLVAVLPKKGVIDSIGGFSGIVDSSIFGDNLLLALSTDGVGTKIDIAIKAKKHDTIGIDLVAMNVNDIIASGAIPAFFLDYIAYSDLSDGVLEDIMKGIVNGLKQASAALVGGETAQMPDIYKKGYYDLAGFCVGVLKKEELLPRVLNEGLVLIGFASSGFHSNGYSLLRKLFFEKNNYSLDSIEAGKPLGEILLKPTRIYVSLFKKIRQYVFAAAHITGGGFYDNINRVLGKKFDAVIEKDKLPEVEVFKVVQELGGISDKEMYRTFNMGVGFVVAVDEKDKTAVIDISKEEGIEAFEIGYIAKGKGEVNIV comes from the coding sequence ATGATCACCTACAAAGATTCAGGTGTTGATATAGATAAGGGCAATAGATTTGCTCAAAAGATAAAAGATTTGGTGGCTGTTTTGCCAAAAAAGGGTGTAATTGATTCGATAGGCGGATTCAGTGGCATTGTTGATAGTTCTATATTTGGTGACAATCTTCTGCTTGCCTTATCAACAGACGGTGTGGGAACAAAGATCGATATAGCTATTAAAGCTAAAAAACACGATACAATAGGCATTGATCTTGTGGCAATGAATGTAAACGATATTATAGCCTCAGGAGCAATACCTGCATTTTTTCTTGATTATATTGCTTATTCAGATCTATCAGACGGTGTGCTTGAGGATATTATGAAGGGCATAGTTAATGGCTTGAAGCAGGCTTCTGCTGCACTTGTTGGTGGTGAAACAGCCCAGATGCCCGATATCTATAAGAAGGGTTATTACGATCTTGCAGGTTTTTGTGTGGGTGTGTTGAAAAAAGAGGAGTTATTGCCCAGGGTGCTTAATGAAGGTTTAGTGCTTATCGGTTTTGCATCAAGCGGTTTTCATTCAAACGGATACTCACTGTTGAGGAAGTTGTTTTTTGAGAAGAATAACTATAGTCTTGATTCGATTGAAGCTGGCAAACCGTTGGGTGAGATACTGCTTAAACCAACCAGGATATATGTTTCTTTGTTTAAAAAAATCAGGCAGTATGTCTTTGCTGCAGCCCATATCACTGGTGGTGGGTTTTACGACAATATAAACAGGGTGCTTGGTAAAAAATTTGATGCGGTAATTGAAAAGGATAAACTGCCTGAGGTTGAAGTATTTAAAGTTGTGCAGGAGCTTGGTGGGATAAGCGATAAAGAGATGTACAGAACATTCAATATGGGTGTGGGTTTTGTTGTGGCGGTTGATGAAAAAGACAAAACAGCTGTTATCGATATATCAAAAGAGGAAGGAATAGAAGCCTTTGAGATAGGCTATATAGCAAAGGGTAAGGGAGAGGTAAACATTGTATAG
- the purN gene encoding phosphoribosylglycinamide formyltransferase, producing the protein MYRLAVLLSGRGSNFEAILKAIESGFITNGKITVVVSDNRQARGLEIARKHNIEAVFFDPKGKSREEYDRVVVDYLKQRDVDFVLLAGYMRILSEFFVRSFKNRILNIHPALLPSFKGLHAQKQALEKGVKVAGATVHFVTENLDDGPIIVQSVVPVFDDDNEESLSKRILKTEHKIYPYAVKLLVEGKLSLKDGKVYIKDTKKEEFFVSNPAIGGSDGV; encoded by the coding sequence TTGTATAGACTTGCTGTTTTACTATCCGGTAGAGGGTCAAACTTTGAGGCGATTTTAAAGGCTATAGAATCAGGCTTTATCACAAACGGCAAAATTACAGTAGTGGTAAGCGATAACAGACAGGCAAGGGGATTGGAGATAGCAAGAAAGCACAACATAGAGGCTGTTTTTTTTGATCCTAAAGGCAAAAGCAGAGAAGAATACGATAGAGTTGTTGTTGATTATTTAAAGCAAAGGGATGTGGATTTTGTGCTGCTTGCTGGTTATATGAGGATTTTATCTGAGTTTTTTGTCAGGTCGTTTAAAAATCGAATTCTCAATATCCATCCAGCCCTTCTGCCGTCGTTTAAGGGTTTGCATGCACAAAAACAGGCTTTGGAGAAGGGCGTTAAAGTTGCGGGTGCCACCGTGCATTTTGTAACTGAGAATTTAGATGACGGTCCCATTATTGTTCAGTCTGTTGTGCCTGTGTTTGATGACGATAATGAGGAGTCTTTATCTAAAAGAATATTAAAAACAGAACATAAAATTTATCCCTATGCGGTGAAGCTTTTGGTAGAGGGTAAACTTAGTTTGAAAGATGGTAAAGTTTACATAAAAGATACCAAAAAAGAAGAGTTTTTTGTCAGTAATCCAGCAATTGGAGGTAGTGATGGAGTATGA
- the gatB gene encoding Asp-tRNA(Asn)/Glu-tRNA(Gln) amidotransferase subunit GatB, protein MEYEAVIGLEVHIQLLTKTKIFCSCSTDFGAPPNTHVCPVCLGMPGVLPVLNKQVVEFAIKLGLALNCNINRFSRFARKNYFYPDLPKGYQISQYELPILKGGFVEIMTDEGLKRVGLERIHMEEDAGKTIHKPDGSYVDFNRAGVPLLEIVSLPVMHTPEEAGEYLRSLRRIVRYLGICDGNMEEGSLRCDANVSVRKKGETKLGTKTELKNMNSFKHVEKALEYEIQRQIEVIEDGGKVIQQTRLWDEKEGITKPMRSKEEAFEYRYFPDPDLVPILIDDSWIDAVRKEMPELPFEKLERFVNDYGIKREDARLLIEEKQLADYFEAAALNSKNPQAIANWILSELLGYLNKENKNIEDTLIKPEHIRELVELIDKGTISGKIGKQVFAEMYKTGKQPEVIIKEKGLVQITDPSQIEPIIDEIIKNNPKAVDQYKSGKKNTLGFFVGQVMKATKGKANPQLVNEILRKKLGDV, encoded by the coding sequence ATGGAGTATGAAGCCGTTATAGGCCTTGAGGTTCATATACAGCTGTTGACCAAAACAAAGATTTTTTGCAGTTGCTCCACAGATTTTGGAGCGCCCCCAAATACTCATGTCTGCCCGGTGTGTCTGGGTATGCCAGGGGTTTTGCCTGTATTGAATAAACAGGTGGTTGAATTTGCAATAAAGCTTGGTCTTGCTTTGAATTGCAATATAAATAGATTCTCACGCTTTGCCAGGAAAAACTATTTCTATCCAGATCTACCCAAAGGTTATCAAATTTCGCAATATGAGCTACCAATTCTAAAGGGTGGTTTTGTCGAGATTATGACGGATGAGGGTTTGAAAAGAGTAGGGCTTGAGCGCATCCACATGGAGGAGGATGCAGGAAAAACGATTCATAAACCTGATGGCAGTTATGTTGATTTCAACAGAGCCGGTGTTCCACTGCTTGAGATTGTTTCGTTGCCTGTAATGCATACACCAGAAGAAGCCGGTGAGTATCTACGCTCTTTAAGAAGGATTGTCAGGTATCTGGGTATATGTGATGGCAATATGGAGGAAGGCTCCCTCAGATGCGATGCTAATGTCTCTGTAAGGAAAAAAGGAGAGACAAAACTTGGAACAAAAACCGAGCTAAAAAACATGAATTCATTCAAGCATGTAGAAAAAGCCCTTGAGTATGAGATTCAAAGGCAGATTGAGGTGATAGAGGACGGTGGAAAAGTAATTCAGCAAACCCGCCTGTGGGATGAGAAAGAGGGTATAACAAAGCCCATGAGGTCTAAAGAAGAGGCTTTTGAATATAGATATTTTCCCGATCCAGACCTTGTGCCTATTTTGATAGATGATAGCTGGATAGATGCTGTTAGAAAGGAGATGCCCGAGCTACCTTTTGAAAAACTTGAGCGTTTCGTAAACGACTATGGTATTAAAAGGGAGGATGCAAGGCTTCTGATAGAGGAAAAACAGCTTGCCGATTATTTTGAGGCTGCAGCTTTGAACAGCAAGAATCCTCAGGCAATAGCAAACTGGATTTTATCTGAGCTTTTGGGGTATTTGAATAAGGAGAATAAGAATATAGAGGATACATTAATTAAACCTGAACATATAAGAGAGCTTGTTGAGTTGATCGATAAAGGCACTATAAGCGGCAAGATAGGAAAGCAGGTGTTTGCTGAAATGTATAAAACAGGCAAACAGCCTGAGGTTATCATAAAGGAAAAGGGGCTTGTTCAGATTACAGATCCATCTCAGATTGAACCTATCATAGATGAGATCATTAAAAACAATCCAAAAGCTGTGGATCAGTATAAGTCTGGCAAAAAAAATACGCTGGGCTTTTTTGTGGGACAGGTTATGAAGGCAACAAAGGGGAAAGCAAATCCTCAACTTGTCAATGAGATTTTGAGAAAGAAATTGGGGGATGTATGA
- a CDS encoding dihydroorotase: MRKVIRNGYVIAPSTGFEGFADISIVDGFIEIVGDVEGVSIDEEVDATGLIVAPGFVDIHAHLRDPGFKHKETIETGLRAAVKGGFTSVCCMPNTNPTIDSVEIVEYIKNKAEKLDICDLYPIGTITKGEKGEQLSDMASLKEAGCVAFSDDGRPVMNANVLRKALIYAEDLNLPLTLHEEDLNLSGDGVVNEGRIAFELGLKGIPNISESSIIARDIEIAKSTKAHLHICHVSTKESVEVLKKAKLDNANVTFEVTPHHLSLTDEMIKDYNTFAKVNPPLRSKEDVEAIHNAFAMGIVDAIATDHAPHDEDSKKCTMQKAAFGISGFETAFGVVYTYLVQTGVVSLADAISLMSYKPARLFNLEGGSLEEGKKANIVLIDKHKEWVVDRHKFVSKGKNTPYHGMKLKGLVVKTFYKGKEVYSGE, encoded by the coding sequence ATGAGGAAGGTTATACGAAATGGATATGTTATCGCTCCATCAACGGGTTTTGAAGGTTTTGCCGATATTTCGATTGTAGATGGATTTATCGAGATTGTTGGAGATGTGGAGGGTGTTAGCATAGATGAAGAGGTTGATGCAACAGGTTTGATTGTTGCACCGGGTTTTGTTGATATCCATGCTCACTTAAGGGATCCAGGCTTTAAGCATAAAGAAACCATAGAAACAGGGCTGAGGGCTGCTGTTAAAGGCGGTTTTACATCTGTTTGCTGTATGCCCAACACAAATCCCACGATAGATAGCGTTGAGATTGTGGAGTATATAAAAAACAAAGCTGAGAAGCTTGATATCTGCGATCTGTATCCAATCGGCACTATTACAAAAGGCGAAAAAGGGGAACAGTTAAGCGATATGGCATCGCTTAAAGAAGCAGGTTGTGTTGCGTTTTCTGATGATGGCAGGCCTGTTATGAACGCCAATGTTTTAAGAAAAGCGCTTATCTATGCTGAAGATTTAAATCTACCTCTGACTTTGCATGAGGAGGATTTAAACTTAAGCGGTGATGGTGTTGTAAATGAGGGCAGGATAGCCTTTGAATTGGGACTTAAAGGAATCCCCAATATCTCTGAGTCAAGCATAATAGCGCGCGATATAGAGATTGCTAAAAGCACAAAGGCACATTTGCATATCTGCCATGTTAGCACAAAAGAATCTGTTGAGGTGTTAAAGAAGGCAAAGTTAGACAATGCCAATGTAACATTTGAGGTTACACCGCACCACTTATCTTTAACAGATGAAATGATTAAAGATTACAATACTTTTGCCAAGGTTAATCCGCCTTTGAGGTCAAAAGAGGATGTTGAGGCGATTCATAATGCCTTTGCTATGGGTATAGTTGATGCAATAGCAACAGATCATGCACCGCATGATGAAGACTCAAAAAAATGCACAATGCAAAAGGCTGCATTTGGCATCAGCGGTTTTGAAACGGCTTTTGGTGTCGTTTATACATATCTTGTTCAGACAGGTGTTGTTTCACTTGCCGATGCTATTTCACTAATGAGTTATAAACCCGCCAGGTTGTTTAACCTTGAAGGTGGTAGTCTTGAGGAGGGTAAAAAGGCAAATATCGTGTTGATTGATAAACATAAAGAATGGGTGGTGGATAGACATAAATTTGTTTCAAAAGGCAAGAACACGCCATATCACGGTATGAAGCTAAAAGGGCTTGTTGTTAAAACTTTCTATAAAGGCAAAGAGGTATATTCAGGAGAGTAG
- the accD gene encoding acetyl-CoA carboxylase, carboxyltransferase subunit beta — MGILSRLRGKKKKKDEKWVQCKKCNETFYIDELRNNFWVCPRCGYYFRVSAKERIAMTADEGSFKEFDSRITTKDPLNFVDLKPYKDRLKDAMIKTGSKEAVINGTCTIKGEPCVLSVMDFSFLGGSMGYATGEKIVRAIEKAIKLRVGLVIISSSGGARMQEGILSLMQMERTAAALTMLAGKGLPYISVLADPTTGGVAASFSMLGDVIIAEPHALIGFAGPRVIEQTIGHGLPEGFQRSEFLLEKGFVDVIVERKDIPAYIAKFLRMFDSNVKKHG, encoded by the coding sequence ATGGGAATATTGAGCAGGCTAAGAGGCAAAAAAAAGAAGAAGGATGAAAAGTGGGTTCAGTGCAAAAAATGCAACGAGACATTCTATATTGATGAGTTGAGAAATAATTTCTGGGTATGTCCAAGATGCGGATATTATTTCAGGGTTTCTGCCAAAGAACGCATCGCCATGACAGCTGATGAGGGAAGTTTTAAGGAATTTGATTCCCGTATAACCACAAAAGACCCTTTGAATTTTGTTGATCTAAAACCTTATAAGGATAGGCTTAAAGATGCGATGATAAAAACCGGCTCAAAAGAGGCGGTTATTAACGGGACATGCACAATAAAAGGTGAGCCATGCGTGTTATCGGTTATGGATTTTTCGTTTTTGGGTGGTTCTATGGGGTATGCAACAGGTGAAAAGATCGTAAGGGCAATAGAAAAGGCTATAAAGTTGAGAGTAGGGCTTGTAATTATTAGTTCATCCGGTGGGGCAAGGATGCAGGAGGGTATTTTATCCTTGATGCAGATGGAGCGCACAGCAGCTGCCCTTACAATGCTTGCTGGAAAGGGTTTGCCTTATATCTCGGTTTTAGCCGATCCAACAACCGGTGGGGTTGCAGCAAGCTTTTCTATGCTGGGTGATGTGATTATAGCAGAGCCGCATGCCTTAATAGGTTTTGCAGGACCGAGGGTTATTGAACAGACGATAGGGCATGGCTTACCTGAAGGCTTTCAGAGGTCTGAGTTTTTGCTTGAGAAGGGTTTTGTGGATGTTATTGTTGAAAGGAAGGATATTCCAGCATATATTGCAAAATTTTTAAGGATGTTTGACAGTAATGTAAAAAAACATGGATGA
- a CDS encoding 2-hydroxyacid dehydrogenase: protein MKPKVLITRLIPKNGIDMLKDEFELIINTQNRNMSYDEILKASKDVFGIISMVSDKIDSTIIKKAQKLKIIANYGVGINNVDIDTATQNGVLFTNTPDVLTNATAELAFGLIMALARRIPKADKFLRSGSFSGFDPVLFLGEELYGSTMGIIGMGRIGSTVARIARFGFNMRVLYYNRTKSPNERLIDAERVELDELLKNSDVVVVTAPLNDDSRHMISKKEFALMKDDAIFVNVGRGEVVDTDALIEKAKTAPLFKVGLDVYENEPNFDERLLELKNCILLPHIGSATRKTRMKMAEIVATNMIRVKNGQCPLYAVNGGQLCRAND, encoded by the coding sequence ATGAAGCCAAAGGTTTTAATAACAAGGCTTATTCCAAAAAACGGTATAGATATGTTAAAGGATGAATTTGAGCTTATTATAAATACGCAAAACAGAAACATGAGTTATGATGAGATTCTTAAAGCCTCAAAAGATGTATTTGGCATAATAAGCATGGTTTCAGATAAAATCGACTCCACAATTATTAAAAAGGCTCAAAAGCTCAAGATTATTGCCAATTACGGTGTTGGCATAAACAATGTTGATATAGATACAGCCACTCAAAACGGCGTGTTGTTCACAAACACTCCCGATGTTTTAACAAATGCCACAGCAGAGCTTGCCTTTGGTTTGATTATGGCACTGGCAAGAAGGATTCCAAAGGCAGATAAGTTTTTAAGAAGCGGTAGCTTTAGCGGCTTTGACCCCGTTCTTTTTTTGGGTGAGGAACTTTATGGTTCAACTATGGGCATTATAGGTATGGGCAGAATCGGCTCCACTGTTGCCCGTATTGCACGATTTGGTTTCAATATGAGAGTTTTGTATTACAATAGAACCAAAAGCCCCAATGAAAGACTGATTGATGCTGAAAGGGTTGAGCTTGATGAGCTTTTGAAAAATAGCGATGTAGTTGTTGTAACAGCTCCACTGAATGATGATAGCAGGCATATGATTTCAAAAAAAGAATTTGCCCTGATGAAGGATGATGCGATATTTGTCAATGTGGGAAGAGGAGAGGTTGTTGATACCGACGCTTTAATTGAAAAGGCAAAAACTGCCCCGCTATTTAAAGTTGGTCTTGATGTGTATGAAAATGAGCCGAATTTTGATGAAAGGCTTCTTGAGTTAAAAAACTGCATTCTTCTGCCGCATATTGGCTCAGCAACAAGAAAAACACGCATGAAGATGGCAGAAATTGTTGCCACAAACATGATCAGGGTTAAAAACGGCCAATGCCCGTTGTATGCTGTAAATGGAGGTCAACTATGCCGTGCAAACGACTGA
- a CDS encoding acylphosphatase: protein MPCKRLRITGVVQGVGYRAWAKRLADMLNVKGYVRNMDDGSVEMVVCADDNIINVMINAAKKGPAASVVKDVEVFDSDFVAKSEGFEIWM from the coding sequence ATGCCGTGCAAACGACTGAGAATTACAGGTGTTGTGCAGGGTGTAGGATATAGAGCGTGGGCAAAAAGGCTTGCCGATATGCTTAATGTGAAGGGTTATGTGAGAAATATGGATGATGGTAGCGTAGAAATGGTTGTGTGTGCGGATGATAATATTATCAATGTTATGATTAATGCTGCAAAAAAGGGTCCTGCTGCAAGTGTTGTTAAAGATGTTGAGGTATTTGATAGCGATTTTGTAGCCAAATCTGAGGGGTTTGAAATATGGATGTAA
- a CDS encoding tetratricopeptide repeat protein, which translates to MDVKKKSEELLQYGIESFLNNRFDKSKMFFSMVLSMEPENKIARFGVVCIDAIEDGLVEAKEMFSVFVFSDTRQQDAIMEVFEHYQNSINSPESDVDYLYDVLSLYNVKATTIGEDLYLSKIEPDKNKTVNTNMLLGRVYEKMGDYSKAIDHFAKAFKMKPFDEDLMKELIEMVRKTKKDEQKDT; encoded by the coding sequence ATGGATGTAAAGAAAAAAAGCGAAGAGTTGCTTCAATACGGAATAGAAAGCTTTCTTAACAATAGATTTGATAAATCCAAAATGTTCTTTTCTATGGTTTTATCGATGGAGCCTGAAAACAAGATAGCACGCTTTGGTGTGGTGTGTATTGATGCCATCGAGGATGGGCTTGTTGAGGCAAAAGAGATGTTTAGCGTATTTGTGTTTTCTGACACACGCCAACAGGATGCAATTATGGAGGTGTTTGAGCATTACCAGAACAGTATAAACTCTCCAGAAAGTGATGTGGATTACCTCTACGATGTATTATCGCTTTACAATGTTAAAGCCACAACAATTGGTGAGGATCTATATCTTTCAAAGATCGAACCTGATAAAAACAAAACTGTTAACACAAATATGCTGCTTGGCAGGGTGTATGAAAAGATGGGAGATTATTCTAAGGCGATAGACCATTTTGCAAAGGCGTTTAAGATGAAGCCGTTTGATGAAGATTTAATGAAAGAACTTATTGAGATGGTGAGAAAGACAAAAAAAGATGAACAGAAAGATACTTGA
- a CDS encoding KpsF/GutQ family sugar-phosphate isomerase: MNRKILEALKRAVASELKGIEALFRRIDDNFVKAVELIDSCSGRVIFSGMGKSGLIGKKISSTFSSIGVPSMFVHPADAAHGDLGMITKDDIAILLSNSGSTPEVLFILPVLKRFSMPVISIVGNVNSELARRSDVVLDATVEEEATPISLVPTTSTTVACVIGDALAAGLIVKRNFKEEDFAFFHPGGSIGKKLLVRVEDLMHTDNEIPSVDKSTGFEQLIYEISSKRLGMTTVVDENKKLVGVITDGDLRRAIERFSDKLFNIKAEDIMSRNPKTIDRFSLAAKAAAIMENYSITSLVVVDSDNNIEGIIHLHDILKAGVL, from the coding sequence ATGAACAGAAAGATACTTGAAGCATTAAAAAGGGCTGTTGCTTCAGAGCTAAAGGGTATTGAAGCTTTATTTAGAAGGATTGATGATAATTTTGTAAAAGCGGTTGAGCTGATCGATAGCTGTTCTGGCAGAGTGATATTCTCCGGTATGGGTAAATCGGGTCTTATAGGCAAAAAGATATCATCAACATTTTCAAGTATCGGTGTGCCTTCTATGTTTGTGCATCCAGCCGATGCTGCACATGGTGACCTTGGGATGATAACAAAAGACGATATTGCAATACTTCTATCTAATTCTGGCTCAACACCTGAGGTTTTATTCATATTGCCTGTTTTGAAACGATTTAGCATGCCCGTTATATCGATTGTGGGCAATGTAAACTCAGAGCTTGCCAGACGCAGTGATGTGGTGCTTGATGCCACAGTAGAAGAGGAGGCAACCCCCATAAGCCTTGTGCCCACTACATCAACAACCGTAGCCTGCGTTATTGGTGATGCTTTAGCGGCGGGTTTAATCGTTAAAAGGAATTTTAAAGAAGAAGATTTTGCGTTTTTTCACCCAGGAGGTAGCATAGGCAAAAAGCTCCTTGTTAGGGTTGAAGATCTGATGCATACAGATAATGAGATTCCATCCGTTGATAAGAGTACAGGTTTTGAACAGCTCATTTATGAGATTTCATCAAAAAGGCTGGGTATGACAACGGTTGTGGATGAAAATAAAAAATTAGTGGGCGTGATTACAGATGGGGACTTAAGAAGGGCGATTGAGCGTTTTTCTGATAAGTTGTTCAATATTAAAGCAGAGGATATAATGAGCAGAAACCCCAAAACGATAGATAGGTTTTCACTTGCTGCAAAAGCCGCTGCAATAATGGAAAACTACTCCATAACAAGCCTTGTTGTGGTTGATAGTGATAACAACATAGAGGGCATAATCCATCTACATGATATCTTAAAGGCCGGTGTTTTGTGA
- a CDS encoding KdsC family phosphatase — MIKLIIMDVDGVLTDGRIILDDNGVEYKFFDVKDGHIFHIAFNFGIKIALISGRYSKVTQIRAEQLGVEDVFQNQHNKMDAYRQLKGKYGLKDDEIAYIGDDVIDIPPMIACGFAACPADAVEEVKKVSDYVSPFGGGRGAVRDIVELIFKKNGLWDRMMEKYLNPDKNGLL, encoded by the coding sequence ATGATTAAGTTAATCATAATGGATGTTGATGGTGTTTTGACAGATGGAAGAATCATTCTTGATGACAACGGCGTTGAGTATAAGTTTTTTGATGTGAAAGACGGGCATATATTTCACATAGCATTCAATTTTGGTATAAAAATAGCTCTTATCAGTGGCAGATATTCAAAGGTTACACAGATTAGAGCAGAGCAATTGGGTGTTGAAGATGTTTTTCAAAATCAGCACAACAAGATGGATGCATACAGACAATTAAAGGGCAAATATGGGCTTAAAGATGATGAGATTGCCTACATTGGCGATGATGTTATCGATATCCCGCCCATGATTGCCTGTGGTTTTGCTGCATGTCCTGCTGATGCTGTTGAGGAGGTTAAAAAAGTCAGCGATTATGTGTCTCCTTTTGGTGGCGGAAGGGGAGCAGTTAGAGATATTGTTGAGTTGATTTTTAAAAAGAACGGTCTGTGGGATAGAATGATGGAGAAATATCTAAATCCGGATAAAAATGGCCTTTTATAA
- the lptC gene encoding LPS export ABC transporter periplasmic protein LptC: protein MAFYKKLTLYLGYFSLALLFGVVAFVFVGFMQKDAVINTSVSFKIKEKAKGVDIYRKAKRTYHIKAVSMEKLKNNVVRLYDPKLWIMPHDKEPITFIKARYALIYPDNDVYAYGGVSLKRSDLNIFSKDARFDAQKDVIYSKNPFSGYNKSSVFKGKSFKYLTKNSELIVWGVDIWLKQKH, encoded by the coding sequence ATGGCCTTTTATAAAAAACTCACCCTTTATCTGGGTTATTTTTCTTTGGCTTTACTTTTTGGCGTGGTAGCCTTTGTGTTTGTAGGTTTTATGCAGAAGGATGCTGTTATTAACACATCTGTTTCGTTTAAAATAAAAGAGAAAGCAAAAGGCGTTGATATCTACAGAAAGGCAAAAAGAACATACCATATCAAAGCAGTGTCTATGGAAAAACTAAAGAACAATGTCGTAAGATTGTATGATCCAAAGTTGTGGATAATGCCGCACGATAAAGAGCCTATAACTTTTATTAAAGCCAGATACGCCCTGATTTATCCAGATAACGATGTTTATGCCTATGGCGGTGTCAGCTTAAAAAGAAGCGATCTAAATATATTTTCAAAAGATGCCCGTTTTGATGCACAAAAAGATGTTATTTATTCAAAAAATCCTTTCAGTGGTTATAATAAAAGCTCTGTTTTTAAGGGTAAAAGCTTTAAATATCTAACAAAAAACAGTGAGCTTATTGTATGGGGAGTTGATATATGGCTAAAACAAAAACATTAA
- the aroA gene encoding 3-phosphoshikimate 1-carboxyvinyltransferase codes for MAKTKTLRPASDKSISHRAVLIPSLAKGKTVVNNFLFCEDTLKSIKAMQAMGVKIEMDYNRIVVYGSAKKLSEPDDVIYLGNSGTSMRLISGIVAGGGFMSVLTGDASLRKRPMQRIIEPLTRMGASVLSKEGGYAPLAIKGSKDLKPIRHISKIASAQVKSAILLAGLFSKETVEVVEPIKSRNHTENMLKFFGVDVVDVSNSVALGKNREPAGDVEINVPADISSAAYFMVYAAMKPFKSVLLKDVNINPTRDGIVEIFKQCGIDFEIVNRRVEGFEEVADIVVNYTSKIKPFVIDKPLIPKLIDEIPILSVLALKADGVSIIRDARELRKKESDRIKAMVENLRRIGAEVEEFEDGYAIRQATNLKPSYIETYNDHRIAMSFLILREVFDLPLNIKETRSILTSYPNFTEHLNYLNF; via the coding sequence ATGGCTAAAACAAAAACATTAAGACCCGCAAGCGATAAATCGATCTCTCACAGGGCTGTTTTGATTCCATCACTTGCTAAGGGCAAGACGGTTGTAAATAATTTTTTATTTTGTGAGGATACACTTAAGTCTATTAAGGCCATGCAGGCAATGGGTGTTAAAATAGAGATGGATTACAATCGTATTGTGGTTTACGGTAGCGCAAAAAAACTGAGTGAGCCTGATGATGTAATTTATCTGGGCAATTCAGGAACATCGATGAGGCTTATAAGTGGTATTGTTGCTGGTGGTGGTTTTATGAGTGTTTTAACCGGTGATGCCTCTCTAAGAAAGCGTCCTATGCAGAGGATTATTGAGCCGTTAACAAGAATGGGTGCTTCTGTCTTGTCAAAAGAAGGCGGTTATGCTCCACTTGCCATAAAGGGCTCAAAGGATCTAAAACCCATCAGGCATATTTCTAAAATCGCCTCAGCTCAGGTAAAATCGGCAATTCTTCTGGCGGGTTTATTTTCTAAAGAAACAGTTGAGGTTGTTGAACCCATTAAGTCTCGCAACCATACGGAGAATATGTTGAAATTCTTTGGCGTTGATGTGGTTGATGTGTCAAACAGTGTAGCATTGGGTAAAAACAGAGAGCCTGCTGGCGATGTTGAAATCAATGTTCCTGCGGATATATCCTCAGCTGCATATTTTATGGTATATGCTGCCATGAAGCCTTTTAAGTCGGTTTTGCTAAAGGATGTCAATATAAATCCAACAAGGGACGGCATTGTAGAGATATTTAAACAATGCGGGATAGATTTTGAGATAGTCAACAGAAGAGTAGAGGGGTTTGAAGAGGTTGCAGATATTGTAGTAAATTATACATCAAAAATAAAACCGTTTGTGATAGACAAACCGCTTATACCAAAACTGATCGATGAAATTCCGATTCTGTCTGTTTTAGCGCTTAAGGCAGATGGTGTTAGTATAATAAGGGATGCAAGAGAACTCAGAAAAAAAGAAAGTGACCGCATAAAAGCGATGGTTGAAAATCTCAGAAGAATTGGTGCAGAGGTAGAGGAGTTTGAGGATGGTTATGCCATCAGACAAGCCACAAACCTCAAACCCTCATACATAGAAACATACAACGATCACAGGATTGCTATGAGTTTTCTCATTTTAAGGGAGGTGTTTGATTTGCCTCTCAATATTAAAGAAACCCGCTCCATTTTGACATCGTATCCCAATTTTACAGAGCATCTAAATTACCTGAATTTTTAG